Genomic window (Blattabacterium cuenoti):
CCTAATATAAAATATGTTCATCCAAGTTCAGATTTAAATGATATTTTAAATAAAAATTTTAATTCTTTTGATTCTTTTAAAGAAACTTTTTCTAAAGTTGCAGCTAATCATTTTGGTTCTGGATGGGTTTGGTTATGCGTAAAAGAAGAAAAATTAACAATTTGTTCCACAGGGAATCAAGATAACCCTCTTATGTGTGGTATGGGTTGTGAAGGGGTTCCAATACTAGGATTAGATCTTTGGGAACATGCTTATTATCTACAATATCAAAATCGTCGTTTAGATTACATATCTTCTTTTTGGAAGATCGTGAATTGGATTCAGGTAGAAGAAAATTACAAAAAAGCTATGAAAAAATAATATTTTTTTCATGGGAAAAATCGTATTAGAAAATATAAAGTTATTTGGATTTCATGGATGTATGCCTGAAGAAAAATACATAGGATCTCATTATACAATCAATTTAGAAATTGAATTTGATTTTAATCAAGCATCTATTAACGATGATTTATCCAAAACTATTAATTATGTAGATTTATATTACATTGTAAAAGAAGAAATGAACATTAATTCAAAATTAATTGAACATTTAGCAGAAAGAATAATTCAAAGGATTAAAAAATAC
Coding sequences:
- a CDS encoding superoxide dismutase, whose amino-acid sequence is MSFKLPKLFYSYKDFEPYIDRKTMNIHYNKHHANYTNNLNKAILNTNMINFSITKILKIAHVESPIIRNNSGGFYNHNLFWEILIPNIKYVHPSSDLNDILNKNFNSFDSFKETFSKVAANHFGSGWVWLCVKEEKLTICSTGNQDNPLMCGMGCEGVPILGLDLWEHAYYLQYQNRRLDYISSFWKIVNWIQVEENYKKAMKK
- the folB gene encoding dihydroneopterin aldolase, whose protein sequence is MGKIVLENIKLFGFHGCMPEEKYIGSHYTINLEIEFDFNQASINDDLSKTINYVDLYYIVKEEMNINSKLIEHLAERIIQRIKKYKKPLVKYTKVKICKENPPLQGYVDRVCIILDDY